The Leucobacter sp. UCMA 4100 genome window below encodes:
- the mobF gene encoding MobF family relaxase, with translation MMTMTRIGASRDAWGYLLNTVVDAQGEERAHSKSSYYTGDGTPPGSWIGQGAATLGLTAAHPASESELKALFGEGAHPVTKVPLGRGFDVSTSLEERVQARLTQVLTEASEHIASVDVDKLATEITQEELQKPQKESVAGFEFVFSPPKSVSSWWAIADPDLKSTIQEAHSAAIASAVAMLETDVVRTRTGMQGIAQVETSGITAALFDHWDSREGDPQLHTHMLLSNKVQAADGKWRTIDSRALYPAVSTAGAHYDTVLMDELSQRLGADWTTQDVLEHPQEYQAWLSRQRRVDSPAGRFQFSLDRGTKRGSIKWQLAGIPHSLNAEFSQRSEAIREAKEKRIADYVAKHGHAPSPQQIIKFRQQATLSTRGAKIIHSLKDLTQSWRQRAKPHIGDSFLAADRLVKEGEKRLADYPLWSFRQDDISIEDEEEAASFALSVLAEERSTWRRTNAEKAVYDATAHWRFRSDADRRETVKRITERVLSKAVPLTPTNTRRTPTRFQTQDGATHFQPTAHDLYTTTEVWDAEERLLEAGRRTDWITVDEQIVTGLITAPTGEEQLILSADQSEAVTNITQSGRLVDVLVGPAGAGKTTSLEKLREIWETQYGPGSVRGLAPTARAAEVLAESLGIATENTAKWLHETNQGTSSREGFNYSLNAGDLLIVDEASIAGTIALDTLRSQAEEAGAKLLLVGDWAQLAAIDAGGAFGLLAADRPDVAELSSIHRFKADWEADASRLLRLGRSDGLEAYIENDRIEWGLDETIITAAVDAWKHDETTPKSDSDATLTSLLIAPTNDMVERLNDIARQWRVSIGAVDASETAEIASGVASPGDRIVTRQNARHLKTDHDRWVKNNDEWVIKAVDQKTGDITVSSGEETVTLPASYCREHVQLAYATTAHRSQGRTVDTAHTIVDSSASRETFYVSMTRGKALNKAYVIIDEEGALGEKQNTGMVKTWREVLDGVLKQRGGDLAAHDTQKLEAERLGSITQLYAEYQTLMSHAFAEEWLDVLKQLNVATDESIDLPSLGPLMANMSRIEKLGYDVPETLNNLLTTREISSSHDPLSVLHWRTKQFVDAAAENSLHGHRFAPLLDQFDIQFNEGTTHLQERRFYRSLELLERSGRDAEEELREILLTTDRASIANLTTYLSSRINRLGVSDEHGSLGSLKSHANVQLKVAGLLDVAPQVRDNDFLAALKDREEAIQLRAELILDTAIAEDQPWVKALGEPLPGGEAQWRQDAVRVACYRDLYGVDSHHLVGAPEPQNHVRTEHRNMAFAPFRDSFEAVRQQQSTAGHFIHEEQQSRQLRY, from the coding sequence ATGATGACAATGACTCGAATAGGGGCAAGCCGTGACGCGTGGGGCTACCTCCTCAACACGGTCGTCGATGCTCAGGGCGAAGAACGTGCTCATTCAAAAAGCTCTTACTACACAGGGGATGGAACACCACCGGGAAGTTGGATTGGCCAAGGTGCGGCTACGCTCGGGCTGACGGCAGCTCACCCAGCCTCAGAGAGTGAACTCAAAGCATTGTTTGGTGAGGGTGCACACCCGGTCACCAAAGTACCTCTTGGTCGCGGCTTTGACGTATCCACCTCGCTCGAGGAGCGCGTTCAAGCCCGGCTCACGCAAGTCCTCACAGAAGCATCGGAGCACATTGCTTCCGTCGACGTCGACAAGCTGGCAACAGAAATTACTCAAGAAGAACTCCAGAAACCGCAAAAAGAGTCGGTCGCCGGTTTTGAGTTTGTTTTCTCCCCGCCTAAAAGTGTGTCTTCATGGTGGGCTATAGCTGACCCGGATCTTAAATCGACGATTCAAGAAGCGCATAGCGCGGCTATCGCGTCAGCCGTAGCGATGCTCGAAACAGATGTGGTCCGCACTCGTACTGGGATGCAAGGTATCGCCCAAGTCGAAACGAGTGGAATCACTGCTGCCCTCTTCGACCACTGGGATTCCCGTGAAGGAGACCCACAACTTCACACACACATGCTTTTGTCGAACAAAGTACAGGCTGCCGACGGAAAATGGAGAACCATAGACTCTCGTGCGCTTTATCCTGCTGTGTCCACGGCTGGGGCTCATTACGACACTGTACTCATGGATGAATTGTCTCAGCGGCTTGGGGCTGATTGGACCACGCAAGATGTGCTTGAGCACCCTCAGGAATATCAAGCATGGCTTTCTCGTCAACGGAGAGTAGATTCGCCTGCCGGACGGTTCCAGTTTTCTCTAGACCGAGGAACGAAACGCGGCTCTATTAAATGGCAACTAGCGGGTATCCCTCACAGCCTCAATGCAGAATTTTCACAACGCTCTGAGGCCATTCGAGAGGCGAAAGAGAAACGCATAGCTGACTATGTCGCAAAGCATGGACACGCTCCATCCCCCCAGCAGATCATCAAGTTCAGGCAACAGGCGACGCTCAGTACCAGAGGCGCGAAGATTATCCATTCGTTGAAAGACCTCACGCAAAGCTGGCGTCAACGCGCGAAACCACATATCGGTGATTCATTTTTGGCAGCAGACCGGCTCGTCAAAGAAGGAGAAAAACGACTCGCAGATTACCCGCTCTGGTCTTTCCGTCAAGACGATATTTCTATCGAAGACGAAGAGGAGGCGGCATCCTTTGCGTTGAGTGTGCTTGCAGAAGAACGCTCCACTTGGCGACGCACGAACGCAGAAAAGGCAGTGTATGACGCCACCGCGCACTGGAGATTCCGCTCTGACGCTGACCGGCGCGAGACTGTGAAACGCATCACTGAGCGGGTACTTTCGAAAGCTGTACCGCTTACCCCTACAAACACCCGACGAACACCGACCAGGTTCCAGACACAGGATGGGGCCACCCATTTCCAGCCAACGGCTCACGACCTCTACACCACAACAGAGGTCTGGGACGCAGAGGAGCGACTATTGGAAGCCGGAAGAAGAACTGACTGGATCACCGTTGACGAACAGATCGTGACGGGCCTGATAACCGCACCCACTGGCGAAGAGCAGCTCATTCTTTCGGCCGACCAATCAGAAGCCGTCACGAACATCACGCAGTCGGGAAGGCTCGTTGACGTTCTCGTGGGACCGGCAGGCGCAGGGAAGACGACAAGCCTTGAAAAGCTCCGCGAGATTTGGGAAACCCAGTACGGACCGGGCAGTGTTCGCGGTCTTGCCCCGACTGCTCGCGCAGCAGAAGTCCTCGCAGAATCTCTCGGCATCGCAACCGAGAACACCGCTAAGTGGCTGCACGAAACGAACCAGGGAACGAGCAGCCGTGAGGGGTTCAACTATTCGCTGAACGCTGGCGATCTCCTTATCGTAGACGAAGCATCTATCGCAGGCACCATCGCGCTCGATACTCTCCGGTCCCAAGCCGAAGAGGCTGGAGCGAAGCTTCTTCTCGTGGGCGACTGGGCACAGCTTGCAGCAATCGACGCAGGCGGAGCTTTTGGTCTCCTTGCAGCTGACCGTCCAGACGTCGCAGAACTCTCCTCAATCCATCGGTTCAAAGCTGACTGGGAAGCGGACGCCTCCAGGCTTCTCCGACTCGGCCGCAGCGATGGTCTCGAAGCGTATATTGAAAACGATCGTATCGAGTGGGGGCTCGACGAAACAATCATTACTGCCGCCGTTGACGCGTGGAAACATGACGAGACGACACCGAAGAGCGACAGTGACGCGACACTCACGTCGCTCCTCATCGCGCCAACAAACGACATGGTCGAAAGACTCAACGACATCGCACGCCAATGGCGCGTCAGTATCGGTGCTGTTGACGCTTCAGAAACTGCAGAGATTGCATCGGGTGTCGCGTCACCAGGCGACAGAATTGTGACGCGACAAAATGCTAGACACCTCAAAACTGACCATGACCGCTGGGTCAAGAACAACGACGAATGGGTGATTAAGGCCGTCGATCAAAAAACTGGCGACATTACTGTGTCGTCTGGAGAAGAGACAGTGACGCTTCCTGCATCATATTGCCGGGAGCATGTACAGCTCGCCTACGCGACAACAGCGCACCGTTCTCAGGGCCGAACCGTCGACACAGCCCACACCATCGTTGACAGCAGCGCGTCACGAGAAACGTTCTATGTCTCCATGACGCGAGGCAAAGCACTCAACAAGGCCTACGTCATCATCGACGAGGAAGGAGCCCTTGGCGAAAAGCAAAACACTGGCATGGTGAAAACTTGGAGGGAAGTACTCGATGGAGTGTTGAAGCAGCGCGGGGGAGACCTCGCTGCACACGACACACAGAAACTCGAAGCAGAACGCTTGGGCTCCATCACCCAACTGTATGCCGAATACCAAACGCTCATGAGCCACGCTTTTGCCGAGGAATGGCTCGACGTCCTCAAACAACTCAATGTTGCGACAGATGAGTCAATTGATCTCCCCTCTCTCGGTCCCCTCATGGCAAACATGAGCCGAATCGAGAAGTTGGGTTATGACGTTCCTGAAACACTGAACAACTTACTCACAACGAGAGAGATTAGCTCGAGCCACGATCCCCTTTCAGTTCTGCATTGGCGTACCAAACAGTTTGTCGATGCCGCTGCAGAGAACAGTTTGCATGGACACCGGTTCGCGCCATTGCTCGATCAGTTCGATATTCAGTTCAATGAAGGCACAACGCATCTACAAGAGCGCCGTTTCTACCGGTCGCTCGAATTGCTCGAACGTTCAGGACGAGATGCTGAAGAGGAACTTCGCGAAATTCTGCTAACTACCGATCGGGCGAGTATCGCGAATCTCACTACTTATCTCAGCTCACGCATAAATCGGCTCGGAGTCAGTGACGAGCACGGGTCACTTGGCTCTCTGAAGAGCCATGCAAACGTTCAACTCAAGGTTGCTGGTCTGCTCGACGTTGCACCGCAGGTTCGAGATAACGACTTCTTAGCCGCTCTGAAAGATCGAGAAGAAGCGATCCAGCTTCGAGCTGAACTGATTCTTGATACAGCCATCGCAGAAGACCAACCGTGGGTGAAAGCTCTCGGAGAGCCTTTGCCAGGAGGCGAAGCCCAGTGGAGGCAGGATGCGGTTCGGGTTGCGTGTTATCGCGACCTTTACGGTGTCGATAGCCACCACCTAGTTGGGGCTCCAGAGCCACAAAACCATGTACGGACTGAACATCGCAACATGGCGTTTGCGCCTTTCCGTGACTCATTTGAAGCCGTTAGACAGCAGCAGAGCACAGCAGGGCACTTTATCCACGAAGAACAGCAGTCACGACAACTCCGCTACTAG
- a CDS encoding helicase-related protein → MFDQLGVPAGSTILEPGCGTGNFLGKARDGDNLVGIELDPTTAQIATLLHPDAIVKNESFAETRLEGDGFDAAIGNVPFSPVKPFDPAYNAANLSLHNAFIVKSLRLTKPGGIVAVMSSRWTMDSKTSSARRHIAQYGELLGAVRMPQGAHGAVAGTEAVIDVLVFKRHEGEPPHTEPTWVKTVPFTTADGEAFVNPYFINRPEHVLGDLRIRSGQFGPEITVRTPNTAPESVAVQLGTALKQISAEALEAGKGWNATNRTVTDRPVAAAVQDPEKLVGRIYEDESGHLMQVGIEGPDALQIPKNAEAEMRALLQMRDASVALLNAEAATAEDTPQIASLRAELNRNYDSYLAQFGPLGRFSETVRERPGKDALITRKYPAALRAFRVDPHYATVVALERYNEDTHEARKATIFFERVVGAQTLISHVETPEDAIQVSLDRLGVIDVALVAELLDLDEDAVPEALGDRVFLSPKDRSTYISREEYLSGNVRQKRYEAMDLAEEDDRFNVHVAALQKVIPVELGPAEIDTKLGASWVPRRDVKEFLEHVLTTDISAIEYIDGKWNFRQRGRTGSVSEARWSVRSDITAMSAYVVVKKVLNGEKLQVTYTVDDRTFVDQEATEMLQEKAGELHETFQDWLWSDAARAEELQTRYNDLYNGIVLRSYDDITLSLPGKAATFTPHPHQYAAVARMLAEPSVGLFHEVGAGKTAEMVMGVMELRRLGFVQKPAIVVPNQMLEQFTREFKQIYPRAKVLAAGSQDVSSAGGRDARKLFIARAQTGDWDAVIMTHTAFEKVGLGKAQAEYAKQKLEELQAVHLEKLNSDLSKNSVKTIERQLATQEEKLSKMLDIDHDEGISWEETGIDYLCIDEAHYFKNLAVNSSIDDLNRAQGAQRAQDLDMKLWYHRDHLKQSRVATLATATPLPNSMIEMYVMMRYLRPDLLEDAQVFRADDWAKQFTEQTTAVEAKPEGNGFQIKTRTTKFRNLPELLQMWHTPGDVKTQADLNLAVPTLALNEEGERTPIMVAVEPTEAQQLGMETIVERAVLVRDRMVEPEEDNMLKITSDGRAVALDPRLRGGDGPTESETTKIEVVADTIFEEWERNRGNEYLDEWGEPSEALGGLQIVFSDLGTPKQGGAFDVYNELRRLLVDKGMKADRVRFVHDASNDQAKAELFQQCRDGRVDVLIGSTDKMGIGTNVQTRAVALHHIDAPWRPADVTQREGRIIRQGNQNSDVQIYRYSTEGSFDAYMWGTLARKAQFIEQVLSRRLDVREIDDSGTQALQFSEMQAVTLGDMRILEVANLKQEVQKLGRQHRSHNRMLTAATERQKAAEQQMAMYQRDLSHLEDLVPKLVSTNGDSFRGTLQENVYRHPVVMTSRKAFSERLSELVTQARMKRQHLSEHTARYPAPVELTVTVGGVEWATRLKHNVAKRDDPIVVFEDPGAPSALSFEVKLSVVTGDATGSNAARFETRAQSVPHLVEKYRDLVVARSNDAKELRQISEVPWPKQAEFNTKKTRLDALEAQLQEEATPKQAVPGTPTVHKPLPQTPRVGY, encoded by the coding sequence ATGTTCGATCAACTTGGCGTTCCAGCCGGAAGTACCATTTTGGAACCAGGTTGCGGTACAGGTAACTTCCTTGGAAAAGCACGTGACGGAGACAACCTGGTTGGGATCGAGCTCGACCCGACCACCGCGCAAATTGCTACGCTGCTCCACCCCGACGCAATCGTCAAGAATGAGTCGTTCGCGGAAACACGGCTCGAAGGAGACGGTTTTGATGCAGCGATCGGTAACGTTCCTTTCTCCCCGGTAAAGCCGTTTGATCCGGCTTACAACGCAGCTAATCTTTCTTTGCACAACGCATTCATCGTCAAGTCGTTACGGCTGACTAAGCCTGGTGGAATCGTCGCCGTGATGAGTTCACGGTGGACGATGGACAGCAAAACCAGTTCAGCCCGGCGCCATATTGCACAATACGGCGAACTGTTGGGTGCAGTGAGAATGCCGCAAGGTGCACACGGTGCAGTAGCAGGAACCGAAGCGGTCATCGATGTGCTCGTATTCAAACGGCACGAGGGAGAACCTCCCCACACCGAACCTACGTGGGTTAAAACAGTGCCGTTTACAACCGCAGACGGTGAAGCGTTCGTGAATCCCTACTTCATCAATCGTCCCGAGCACGTCCTCGGTGACCTGCGCATCAGGTCTGGGCAATTTGGGCCAGAAATAACCGTCAGAACGCCCAACACCGCTCCAGAGTCAGTCGCGGTTCAACTCGGCACAGCGCTCAAGCAGATCAGTGCAGAAGCTCTCGAAGCTGGAAAAGGCTGGAACGCGACGAACCGTACGGTAACGGATCGGCCGGTCGCAGCAGCAGTGCAGGACCCAGAGAAACTGGTGGGCCGAATCTACGAAGACGAATCGGGGCACCTCATGCAAGTCGGTATCGAAGGGCCAGATGCACTCCAAATACCTAAGAACGCCGAGGCCGAAATGCGCGCGCTGTTGCAGATGCGCGATGCTTCGGTGGCATTATTGAATGCTGAAGCAGCAACGGCGGAAGACACCCCTCAGATCGCTTCTTTGCGGGCAGAACTTAACCGAAACTACGACAGCTATCTCGCTCAGTTCGGGCCTCTTGGTAGATTCAGCGAAACAGTCAGAGAACGTCCCGGAAAAGATGCTCTCATTACACGAAAGTATCCAGCAGCGCTGCGCGCTTTTCGCGTCGACCCGCACTATGCGACGGTGGTGGCTCTCGAGCGATACAACGAGGACACGCACGAAGCTCGGAAAGCGACGATCTTCTTTGAACGCGTTGTCGGCGCGCAAACACTTATTTCACACGTTGAAACTCCTGAAGACGCGATTCAGGTAAGCCTCGACAGGCTAGGCGTGATTGATGTGGCTCTTGTGGCTGAACTGCTCGACCTGGACGAAGATGCTGTTCCCGAGGCGCTTGGAGATCGCGTGTTTCTATCTCCCAAGGATCGGTCAACATATATCTCACGTGAAGAGTATCTATCCGGCAATGTCCGGCAGAAACGATACGAAGCAATGGATCTTGCTGAAGAGGATGACCGATTCAATGTGCACGTTGCAGCACTTCAAAAAGTTATTCCGGTCGAGCTTGGGCCCGCCGAAATCGACACGAAACTTGGGGCTTCCTGGGTCCCCCGCCGGGATGTGAAAGAGTTCTTGGAACACGTTCTCACCACTGACATTTCGGCAATAGAGTACATCGACGGGAAATGGAATTTCAGACAGCGCGGCCGAACAGGTTCGGTGAGCGAAGCGCGGTGGAGCGTGCGGAGCGATATCACGGCAATGTCGGCGTATGTCGTTGTGAAAAAAGTATTGAACGGCGAAAAACTCCAGGTCACGTATACCGTCGATGACCGTACCTTCGTCGACCAAGAAGCCACTGAGATGCTGCAAGAAAAAGCGGGCGAACTTCATGAGACTTTCCAAGACTGGCTGTGGAGCGACGCAGCTCGAGCTGAAGAACTCCAAACTCGGTACAACGATCTGTATAACGGAATCGTGCTGCGGTCATACGACGATATAACGCTGTCACTGCCAGGGAAAGCCGCAACGTTCACGCCGCACCCTCACCAATATGCTGCGGTGGCTCGCATGCTTGCAGAACCATCTGTCGGTCTCTTTCACGAAGTTGGCGCAGGTAAGACGGCCGAGATGGTCATGGGCGTGATGGAACTCAGACGGTTGGGGTTTGTTCAAAAGCCTGCAATCGTGGTCCCGAACCAGATGCTAGAACAGTTCACACGGGAATTCAAACAGATTTACCCTCGAGCTAAAGTTCTCGCTGCGGGAAGCCAAGACGTAAGCAGTGCCGGCGGCCGCGACGCACGAAAATTGTTTATTGCCCGTGCTCAGACCGGTGACTGGGATGCCGTGATCATGACGCACACAGCGTTTGAGAAAGTTGGACTTGGGAAAGCTCAAGCAGAATATGCGAAACAGAAGCTTGAAGAACTGCAAGCGGTACACCTCGAAAAGTTGAACTCAGATCTTTCGAAGAACTCAGTGAAAACGATTGAGCGCCAGCTCGCTACCCAAGAAGAAAAACTCAGCAAAATGCTCGACATTGATCACGATGAAGGCATCTCCTGGGAAGAAACTGGCATTGATTATCTCTGCATCGATGAAGCCCATTATTTCAAGAACTTGGCAGTCAACTCGAGTATCGATGACTTGAACAGGGCACAAGGGGCGCAACGCGCTCAAGACCTCGATATGAAGCTGTGGTATCACCGAGACCACCTTAAACAGAGCCGAGTAGCTACATTGGCGACTGCGACACCATTGCCAAACTCGATGATTGAAATGTATGTCATGATGCGGTACCTAAGACCAGACCTCCTCGAAGATGCGCAAGTGTTCCGGGCCGATGATTGGGCAAAGCAGTTCACCGAACAGACGACTGCAGTCGAAGCAAAACCTGAGGGCAACGGATTCCAGATCAAAACCCGTACGACGAAGTTCCGAAATCTTCCAGAGCTTTTGCAGATGTGGCATACGCCCGGTGACGTTAAAACTCAGGCAGATCTGAACCTTGCTGTACCAACTCTTGCGCTCAACGAGGAAGGAGAACGCACACCAATAATGGTGGCCGTAGAACCTACGGAAGCGCAGCAGCTCGGCATGGAAACCATTGTGGAGCGTGCCGTTCTCGTGCGAGACCGGATGGTCGAGCCTGAAGAGGACAATATGTTGAAAATCACCTCTGACGGCCGAGCAGTCGCTTTGGACCCTAGGCTCCGAGGAGGTGACGGGCCAACTGAAAGCGAGACTACAAAAATCGAAGTCGTTGCAGACACTATTTTTGAAGAGTGGGAGAGGAACCGAGGGAACGAATATCTCGATGAATGGGGGGAACCGTCTGAAGCGCTTGGGGGTCTTCAGATCGTTTTCTCTGACCTTGGTACTCCGAAGCAGGGCGGCGCGTTCGATGTGTACAACGAGCTTCGCCGACTGCTCGTGGACAAAGGCATGAAGGCAGACCGTGTCCGTTTCGTTCATGATGCAAGTAACGATCAAGCGAAAGCTGAGTTGTTCCAGCAATGTCGAGACGGCCGCGTCGACGTACTTATTGGATCAACCGACAAAATGGGTATCGGGACCAACGTGCAGACCCGTGCTGTTGCCCTGCACCATATAGATGCTCCTTGGCGGCCTGCTGATGTGACGCAACGCGAGGGGCGGATTATTCGGCAGGGAAACCAAAACTCTGACGTACAGATCTACCGTTACTCCACCGAGGGGTCATTTGATGCCTATATGTGGGGAACGCTTGCGAGAAAGGCTCAGTTTATCGAGCAAGTTTTGTCACGTCGTCTTGATGTCAGGGAGATCGATGACTCTGGCACGCAAGCGCTCCAGTTCTCTGAAATGCAGGCTGTGACGCTTGGAGATATGCGAATTCTTGAAGTAGCAAATCTTAAACAAGAAGTGCAGAAGCTAGGTCGCCAGCACCGTTCTCATAACCGAATGCTTACCGCCGCAACCGAACGGCAAAAGGCTGCTGAACAGCAAATGGCTATGTATCAGCGTGACCTCAGCCACCTAGAAGACCTTGTTCCAAAGTTGGTCAGTACCAATGGTGATTCGTTCCGTGGAACACTGCAAGAAAATGTGTATCGGCACCCTGTAGTTATGACTTCGAGGAAAGCGTTTTCTGAACGGTTATCTGAGCTTGTCACGCAGGCTCGTATGAAACGGCAGCATCTGTCGGAGCATACGGCACGTTACCCAGCCCCTGTCGAGCTGACGGTTACCGTGGGCGGTGTTGAATGGGCGACAAGGCTGAAGCATAATGTCGCGAAAAGAGATGACCCGATAGTGGTGTTTGAAGATCCTGGTGCTCCTTCTGCGTTGAGTTTCGAAGTGAAACTATCCGTCGTGACTGGTGACGCTACGGGGTCAAACGCAGCAAGGTTCGAAACGCGAGCTCAATCCGTTCCCCACTTGGTTGAGAAGTATCGAGATCTCGTCGTTGCACGGTCCAACGATGCGAAAGAATTGCGGCAGATCTCGGAGGTACCCTGGCCGAAACAAGCGGAGTTCAACACCAAGAAGACACGTCTTGACGCGTTGGAAGCGCAACTTCAAGAGGAGGCAACTCCGAAGCAAGCCGTTCCTGGAACGCCGACTGTTCATAAACCGTTACCGCAAACTCCTCGGGTAGGTTACTGA
- a CDS encoding type IV secretory system conjugative DNA transfer family protein: MKPKYTWSTLPAGLAFAGVIAAVIGLVMVPQLFAIAVTNPSLFRAEDKPALIALVKLWGTSTPTQVTGGRSDAAHWAAVLGLIVGFVGGVIFLMVLHFKRKKNPQLTEGLAKPSQARKQLGEKKLLEAGARFRPSLDPALMKASHVGYRLGEFQGVEIWLKIEDPIIVIGPSRSGKGWHIVLNWLLDAPGAVITTSSKMDNATMTIEERQRGGRRVWVFAPGVIGGESLGHVLRWNPIEGCEDEETLIRRIKALIPSDSFSGSTSNGGHWDTLGQQLAAHLFHAAALGNKTVDDVWEWVSNPQEAMNAVKLIREHERGLSEHAAHLEQIITQPPEQRVTSWGTLSTVLAFLESGSARAWMKPGKNDEQFDPVRFVFEKETLYLVGDKQTTGGYVRIIDGLLAEMDFVTKGIADAMPGTRLDPPVTYLLDEAGNFEYQGLYELITAGGGRGRVGVVVFQSKGQLAQWGAENAETLWDAAAAKIILPGGSKSDDLRDMEQLIGDMWVQRDSHSWGKGQNSVSVSREKQAILTGKQIRELENRYCLLFYKNLPAVIPEMRPFNEHRRFKDCQANASRLSQQIAATSQFAEQIKEYSNA; encoded by the coding sequence ATGAAGCCGAAATACACTTGGTCAACGCTCCCAGCAGGCCTTGCTTTTGCGGGAGTGATCGCCGCAGTAATTGGTTTGGTAATGGTGCCACAGCTCTTCGCGATCGCTGTCACAAACCCCAGCCTCTTCCGCGCAGAAGACAAACCCGCATTGATTGCTTTGGTGAAGCTATGGGGCACGTCTACTCCGACACAAGTAACGGGAGGACGATCTGATGCGGCTCATTGGGCAGCCGTTCTGGGGTTGATTGTGGGTTTTGTTGGAGGAGTTATTTTCTTAATGGTTCTGCATTTCAAAAGGAAGAAGAACCCACAACTGACAGAAGGGCTTGCGAAACCCAGCCAGGCTAGAAAGCAGCTCGGAGAGAAAAAATTACTGGAAGCAGGTGCTCGTTTTCGGCCTTCATTAGACCCGGCTTTGATGAAAGCGAGTCACGTTGGCTACCGGCTTGGTGAATTCCAAGGCGTTGAGATCTGGCTGAAAATTGAAGACCCGATCATCGTCATTGGCCCCTCCCGTTCAGGGAAAGGCTGGCACATTGTTCTGAATTGGCTTCTCGATGCGCCAGGCGCAGTCATCACCACGTCATCGAAGATGGATAACGCGACCATGACGATTGAGGAACGTCAACGTGGCGGCCGCCGTGTTTGGGTATTCGCGCCAGGCGTCATAGGCGGAGAGAGCCTGGGCCATGTTTTACGCTGGAACCCGATAGAAGGGTGCGAAGATGAAGAAACTCTGATTCGCCGTATCAAAGCGCTGATACCTTCAGACTCGTTCTCAGGGTCAACGAGCAACGGTGGCCACTGGGATACGCTCGGCCAGCAACTCGCCGCCCATCTCTTCCACGCGGCCGCGCTCGGCAACAAAACAGTTGACGATGTGTGGGAGTGGGTATCGAACCCGCAAGAAGCAATGAATGCGGTGAAGCTGATCCGTGAACACGAACGAGGGTTGAGCGAGCATGCTGCTCACCTTGAGCAAATCATTACGCAGCCTCCGGAGCAGCGTGTGACTTCTTGGGGAACGCTCAGCACAGTTCTTGCCTTTCTTGAGTCTGGGTCAGCCAGAGCCTGGATGAAACCGGGTAAAAATGATGAACAGTTTGACCCGGTGCGGTTCGTGTTCGAGAAAGAGACTCTGTACCTCGTTGGCGATAAGCAGACAACCGGTGGTTACGTTCGCATTATCGACGGGCTCCTGGCCGAAATGGACTTCGTTACTAAGGGGATCGCAGACGCGATGCCTGGTACGAGGCTTGACCCTCCAGTGACGTATCTGCTCGATGAAGCGGGCAACTTTGAGTATCAGGGACTATACGAGCTGATCACTGCAGGCGGTGGCCGTGGCCGTGTCGGTGTCGTCGTGTTCCAGTCGAAGGGGCAGCTTGCGCAGTGGGGTGCTGAAAATGCTGAAACTTTGTGGGACGCGGCCGCCGCAAAGATCATCCTTCCAGGAGGGTCGAAATCTGATGATCTCAGAGACATGGAGCAGCTCATCGGAGATATGTGGGTCCAACGGGATTCGCATAGCTGGGGCAAAGGCCAAAATTCTGTTTCAGTGAGTAGAGAGAAACAAGCGATCCTCACCGGCAAGCAGATTCGCGAGCTGGAAAACCGATACTGCCTGTTGTTCTACAAAAACCTCCCAGCGGTGATCCCAGAGATGCGGCCATTTAACGAGCACCGCCGTTTCAAGGACTGTCAGGCGAACGCATCCCGTCTCAGCCAACAGATTGCGGCTACTTCCCAATTCGCTGAACAGATTAAGGAGTACAGCAATGCGTGA